From a region of the Helianthus annuus cultivar XRQ/B chromosome 5, HanXRQr2.0-SUNRISE, whole genome shotgun sequence genome:
- the LOC110940867 gene encoding probable protein phosphatase 2C 27, translating to MAAGTEFSPYGMLESGFNRDNMSTGEDIMSQNTDHLKQMVIRKPPRHVSGVRHSMSTATLQPPHSPDFGFGIVAVTDGKSDFLPMIRSGSCAEKGPKQYMEDEHICIDDLLEYLDGIEGFPSPGAFYGVFDGHGGTDAATYVRKNILKFIIEDSQFPVCLEKAIQNAYVKADHAFADNASLDISSGTTVLTALVFGRMMVVANAGDCRAVLGKRGRAIELSKDHKPNSPSERLRIEQLGGAIYDGYLNGQLSVARALGDWHMKGPKGSACPLSAEPELQQIQLTEDDEFLIIGCDGLWDVMSSQCAVTITRKELMVHNDPERCSRELVREALKRNTCDNLTVIVICFSPDPPPRIEIPQTRVRRSISVEGLNFLKGVLDSNS from the exons ATGGCTGCAGGAACTGAATTTTCACCCTATGGAATGTTAGAAAGTGGTTTCAACAGAGATAATATGTCAACTGGAGAAGATATCATGTCACAGAATACAGATCATTTGAAACAGATGGTGATCCGGAAGCCACCGAGGCATGTATCCGGTGTTCGACATAGTATGAGCACTGCAACGCTGCAACCGCCTCATAGTCCG GATTTTGGCTTTGGGATTGTGGCTGTTACAGATGGGAAATCGGATTTTTTGCCCATGATTCGATCGGGAAGCTGTGCAGAAAAAGGACCAAAACAATATATGGAAGACGAACATATATGCATAGATGATCTTCTTGAATATTTAGATGGAATAGAAGGTTTCCCTTCCCCTGGAGCTTTTTACGGG GTATTTGATGGACATGGTGGTACAGACGCTGCAACTTATGTTAGAAAAAACATATTAAAGTTCATTATTGAGGATTCTCAGTTCCCTGTTTGTTTAGAAAAGGCGATTCAGAATGCATATGTGAAAGCTGACCACGCCTTTGCTGACAATGCATCTCTTGACATCTCATCAGGAACCACCGTCTTGACTGCACTTGTATTCGGAAG AATGATGGTAGTTGCCAACGCCGGCGATTGTCGGGCCGTATTAGGGAAACGAGGTAGAGCGATTGAACTATCAAAAGACCACAAACCGAATTCTCCATCTGAAAGACTAAGAATAGAACAGCTCGGTGGAGCCATCTACGACGGTTACCTAAATGGTCAATTATCAGTGGCCCGAGCCCTCGGAGATTGGCACATGAAAGGACCGAAAGGGTCAGCCTGCCCGTTAAGCGCTGAGCCGGAGCTGCAGCAAATCCAACTGACCGAAGACGATGAGTTTCTTATAATCGGGTGTGATGGTCTGTGGGACGTGATGAGCAGCCAATGTGCAGTGACAATTACTAGAAAAGAACTGATGGTACATAACGACCCAGAACGATGCTCGAGAGAGCTGGTTCGCGAAGCCCTGAAAAGGAACACTTGTGATAATTTAACGGTGATCGTCATCTGTTTCTCGCCGGATCCTCCACCACGAATTGAAATACCTCAGACTCGTGTCAGGCGAAGTATATCGGTGGAAGGTCTGAATTTTCTGAAAGGCGTATTGGACAGTAACTCATGA